A region of Myxococcus stipitatus DSM 14675 DNA encodes the following proteins:
- a CDS encoding fimbria/pilus outer membrane usher protein produces MSRLNQAVSRVALGLALGLTPAWAAEPSAPGPQTTPIVAELTLNGANRGDVFPLLRGQDVLLPASTLEEAGVDPRWLRGRIEVLDGTAYVSLQSLAPQASCQLDPDTTRLTCELPPSAFGVTRVNLAPAPPPDYQVTGSPSAFLNYAAHARNTSLSLFGEVGVSLDRALLTTQGRWTPGGLPLRGLSQLTVDFPEVMVRAIAGEATGYGGVLGGGAVVAGVHVLRSFELNPYFVRNPVQDLAGDVTTPSTLEVYVNNRLVRRTELPPGPYRLENLTLPRGEGLTRYVVRDAFGRTREVSSAYSLGAQLLAPGVADYQVSLGVERESLSTRSFDYGRPLLLGHFRMGATPWLTPGLRLELSPDLFSTGSVQWLQLPLGELEFSEAVSISHRRSGAAVGSAYTVQGLRAGGTVFARLMSPAYAHSSLAHDAPHPRLETGGSLFVALGGRFSLTGQALLRRWRSVGWTTWLGATTTVQMTGRTLLSFSAHRNQEPQRPAALEGMVSLTAILDAMTSGGVSHTQARSGGLTAVDVSRGIPLEGGLGFQVQGQVGRYDLALARADYETNVGRYAAGAEWREGVLVGAAEVSGGLVALGGRIHATRAVDQGYALVRVEGVEGVGVRLNNHVIGRTNARGELVVTRLQAYGVNRLSLTDEDLPLEVYVPATERHVAPWRRGGVVLDFQVDTVRAFRGTLVLSEGPSPRVPAHGEVQVVVEGQRWSSPIGWHGEFELVGLPPGRHPATVLYTGGSCNAVLEIPSQTGQVIDLGTVRCVDE; encoded by the coding sequence ATGAGCCGGCTCAACCAGGCCGTGTCTCGGGTCGCGCTGGGGCTGGCGCTGGGCCTCACGCCCGCGTGGGCCGCGGAGCCCTCCGCGCCCGGCCCCCAGACGACCCCCATCGTGGCGGAGCTGACGTTGAATGGCGCCAACCGGGGGGATGTCTTCCCGCTGCTGCGCGGCCAGGACGTGCTCCTGCCGGCCTCCACGCTGGAGGAGGCCGGGGTCGACCCGCGCTGGCTGCGAGGACGCATCGAGGTCCTCGACGGCACGGCCTATGTCTCACTCCAATCCCTGGCGCCCCAGGCGAGCTGCCAGCTGGACCCGGACACCACCCGGCTGACGTGTGAGCTCCCGCCGTCTGCCTTTGGCGTGACGCGGGTGAACCTGGCCCCCGCCCCGCCCCCCGACTATCAGGTGACAGGCAGCCCCAGCGCGTTCCTCAACTACGCGGCCCATGCGCGCAACACGTCGCTGTCCTTGTTTGGCGAAGTCGGCGTGTCGCTGGACCGGGCGCTCCTGACGACCCAGGGCCGATGGACCCCCGGCGGCCTGCCCTTGCGGGGGCTGAGCCAGCTCACGGTGGACTTCCCGGAGGTGATGGTGCGCGCCATCGCGGGCGAGGCCACCGGGTATGGCGGCGTGCTGGGCGGCGGCGCGGTGGTGGCGGGGGTCCACGTCCTGCGCTCGTTCGAGCTCAACCCCTACTTCGTCCGCAACCCCGTGCAGGACCTGGCCGGTGACGTCACCACGCCGTCCACGCTGGAGGTCTACGTCAACAACCGGCTGGTGCGCCGCACCGAGCTGCCTCCGGGGCCCTACCGGCTGGAGAACCTCACGCTGCCGCGAGGCGAGGGCCTCACGCGCTACGTGGTGAGGGATGCCTTCGGACGCACGCGCGAGGTGAGCTCCGCGTACTCGCTGGGCGCCCAGCTCCTCGCGCCGGGCGTCGCGGACTACCAGGTGTCCCTGGGCGTGGAGCGCGAGTCGCTGAGCACGCGGAGCTTCGACTATGGCCGCCCGCTGCTGCTGGGCCACTTCCGGATGGGCGCCACGCCGTGGCTGACGCCGGGCCTGCGGCTGGAGCTGTCGCCGGACCTGTTCAGCACCGGCTCCGTGCAGTGGCTCCAGCTCCCGCTGGGCGAGCTGGAGTTCTCCGAGGCCGTGAGCATCTCGCATCGGCGCTCGGGCGCGGCGGTGGGCTCGGCCTACACCGTCCAGGGACTCCGGGCGGGGGGCACCGTCTTCGCGCGGCTCATGAGTCCCGCGTATGCCCACAGCAGCCTCGCGCACGACGCGCCCCACCCGAGGCTGGAGACGGGCGGCTCGCTCTTCGTCGCGCTGGGGGGCCGCTTCAGCCTGACAGGACAGGCGCTGCTGCGGCGGTGGAGGTCCGTGGGCTGGACGACGTGGCTGGGCGCGACCACCACCGTCCAGATGACCGGCAGGACCCTGCTCTCCTTCTCCGCCCACCGGAACCAGGAGCCCCAGCGCCCCGCGGCGCTGGAGGGCATGGTGTCGCTGACCGCCATCCTCGACGCGATGACGAGCGGCGGCGTGAGCCACACGCAAGCGCGCTCGGGGGGACTCACCGCGGTGGACGTGTCGCGCGGCATTCCGCTGGAGGGCGGCCTGGGCTTCCAGGTCCAGGGACAGGTGGGGCGGTATGACCTGGCGCTCGCGCGCGCCGACTACGAGACGAACGTGGGCCGCTACGCCGCGGGCGCGGAGTGGCGCGAGGGCGTGCTGGTGGGCGCGGCCGAGGTCTCCGGGGGACTGGTGGCCCTGGGCGGACGCATCCACGCCACGCGCGCGGTGGACCAGGGGTATGCCCTGGTGCGCGTGGAGGGCGTGGAGGGCGTGGGCGTGCGGCTCAACAACCACGTCATCGGGAGGACGAACGCCCGGGGGGAGCTGGTGGTGACGCGGCTGCAAGCCTATGGCGTCAACCGGCTGTCGCTCACGGACGAGGACCTGCCCTTGGAAGTGTATGTCCCGGCGACGGAGCGGCACGTGGCCCCCTGGAGACGGGGCGGCGTGGTGCTCGACTTCCAGGTGGACACCGTGCGCGCCTTCCGAGGCACGCTGGTCCTCTCCGAGGGGCCTTCTCCGCGCGTGCCCGCCCACGGCGAGGTCCAGGTCGTCGTGGAGGGCCAGCGGTGGAGCTCCCCCATCGGCTGGCATGGCGAGTTCGAGCTGGTGGGGCTGCCTCCCGGGCGACACCCGGCGACAGTCCTGTACACCGGTGGCAGCTGCAACGCGGTGTTGGAGATTCCCTCCCAGACGGGACAGGTCATCGACCTGGGGACCGTGAGGTGCGTGGATGAGTAG
- a CDS encoding fimbrial biogenesis chaperone, which yields MRLRLSTWARCLGLSALLSGALPGAGLAATVEVNPIRLELEGGAKGVVVTVRNQGTETTRFQASVHTWTQDEGGRMTLQPTQEVFFFPAMLTLEPGESRPIRVGISSAARNTERSFRLIVEELPPVGPLPPSMGLKILTRVSIPVFVAPTHRDVQARVEEVDLRDSHFQFRVRNPGTVNFFIRQARVRALDAQGQRVVEKEEPGWYVLPGNSRAFALGITAEHCQKVRSLEVEVETDQGVYRQSAPVGTRESCGVPVVP from the coding sequence ATGCGCCTGCGTCTCTCCACCTGGGCCCGCTGTCTGGGATTGTCGGCACTCTTGAGCGGAGCCCTTCCGGGGGCCGGGCTCGCCGCGACCGTCGAAGTCAATCCCATCCGCCTGGAGCTGGAGGGCGGAGCCAAGGGCGTGGTGGTGACGGTGAGGAACCAGGGGACCGAGACCACTCGGTTCCAGGCCTCCGTCCACACGTGGACCCAGGACGAGGGCGGGCGCATGACGCTTCAGCCCACGCAGGAGGTCTTCTTCTTCCCAGCCATGTTGACGCTGGAGCCGGGGGAGTCCCGCCCCATCCGGGTGGGCATCTCCTCCGCGGCGCGGAACACGGAGCGCTCCTTCCGACTCATCGTGGAGGAGCTGCCGCCCGTGGGACCGCTGCCTCCGTCCATGGGCCTGAAGATCCTCACCCGGGTCTCCATCCCCGTCTTCGTCGCGCCCACGCACCGGGACGTGCAAGCGCGAGTCGAGGAGGTGGACCTGCGCGACTCCCACTTCCAGTTCCGTGTGAGGAACCCGGGCACGGTGAACTTCTTCATCCGCCAGGCGCGCGTGCGTGCGCTGGATGCGCAGGGGCAGCGCGTGGTGGAGAAGGAGGAGCCCGGCTGGTACGTGCTGCCGGGGAACTCGCGCGCCTTCGCGCTGGGAATCACCGCTGAGCACTGCCAGAAGGTCCGCTCGCTGGAAGTCGAGGTGGAGACGGACCAGGGCGTGTACCGGCAGAGCGCGCCCGTCGGCACGCGTGAGTCCTGTGGAGTGCCCGTCGTGCCATGA
- the pru gene encoding fruiting body development fimbrial-like coat protein PRU, with the protein MKAAQRAFAAAVVAASVFASTQSEAATATANLTVTATVSAACSINSGTLNFGNYDPVVINSSAGIDLLASGSLTVQCTLLSTAVVTLGQGSHPDTGSTDAAPLRRMLNTTSADYLSYKLYQDIARLVVWGNTSGTGLPYIGTGLSTPVLVYGTVARGQNVPSGTYNDTVVATITF; encoded by the coding sequence ATGAAAGCAGCCCAACGCGCCTTCGCCGCCGCGGTTGTCGCCGCCTCCGTCTTCGCGTCGACCCAGTCCGAGGCCGCCACGGCCACCGCCAACCTGACGGTGACCGCCACCGTGTCCGCGGCTTGCAGCATCAACTCCGGGACACTCAACTTCGGCAACTACGACCCGGTGGTCATCAACTCCAGCGCGGGCATCGACCTGCTCGCGTCCGGCTCGCTGACGGTGCAGTGCACCCTGCTGAGCACCGCCGTCGTCACGCTGGGCCAGGGCTCCCATCCCGACACGGGCTCCACGGACGCGGCGCCGCTGCGCCGGATGCTCAACACCACGTCCGCCGACTACCTCTCCTACAAGCTCTACCAGGACATCGCCCGGCTGGTGGTGTGGGGCAATACCTCCGGCACGGGCCTGCCCTACATCGGCACGGGCCTGTCCACGCCGGTGCTCGTCTACGGCACGGTGGCGCGCGGGCAGAACGTCCCGTCCGGCACCTACAACGACACGGTCGTCGCGACCATCACCTTCTGA
- a CDS encoding glycosyl hydrolase family 18 protein: MIRWMVWLALGMTLLSAPRAHAEEPALPSSPAPSSWVTHWIYRDAMVSPWKDTSWAPHSLVNTSPVAQGTYSIAATLTSYSALYFSTDPRVAEPGATFTLRVHGGLAGDGAVVQVRAFADNVLTPGVPLGPRCEGGRIRANAWVACAVPFYALAPAGARIKGLLLQETRGLSLPTLYFDDLRTDGLSVPPVVKVSITPPSVTLPPGGTQAFTATVTGTPNTAVSWAVPQGNAGGVITSTGVYTAPGTPGTYQVKAVSHADPTQSAIATITVTSAPGKGLWVSGYYTGWNSDLYPPDKVDFSALTHIMVGRATPRPDGTLSTQFDNDNGPAIARRLATRAHAAGRKALIMVGGAGEHDGWVGAASNANRARFVQNLLAALDSFGYDGLDIDWEPVEVADKPNLLALVQQLRAARPDMLLTMPIGWVNTNFPEEADPWFAQLVPYLDQMNVMSYEMTGPWGGWTSWYSSALTGEAGNRPTSVASSLNAWVGAGIPKAKLGMGLPFYGMAWRHITGPYQPYTDWSDYVGSDNDFTYARIMSLSATGVYHWDAAAQSSYVTFASPVVDGTVRWISYDSPQAIAAKGAYARANGFGGTIIWSLNQGCTDPVSGANPPLDAVKNAFQP; the protein is encoded by the coding sequence ATGATTCGGTGGATGGTCTGGTTGGCCTTGGGGATGACCTTGCTATCAGCCCCGCGAGCCCACGCGGAGGAGCCAGCGCTCCCCTCCTCGCCTGCTCCCAGCTCCTGGGTCACCCATTGGATTTACCGCGACGCGATGGTGTCGCCTTGGAAGGACACCTCCTGGGCTCCCCACTCGCTGGTCAACACCTCGCCGGTGGCGCAGGGGACCTACTCCATCGCGGCGACGCTGACGTCGTACTCGGCGCTCTACTTCAGCACGGACCCGCGCGTGGCGGAGCCGGGCGCGACCTTCACCCTGCGCGTCCACGGAGGCCTGGCCGGCGACGGCGCGGTGGTGCAGGTGCGCGCCTTCGCGGACAACGTGCTGACGCCGGGTGTTCCCCTCGGGCCCCGCTGTGAGGGAGGGCGCATCCGCGCCAACGCGTGGGTGGCGTGCGCCGTGCCCTTCTACGCGCTGGCGCCCGCGGGTGCGCGCATCAAGGGCCTGCTGCTCCAGGAGACCCGGGGCCTGTCGCTGCCCACGCTCTACTTCGACGACCTGCGCACCGATGGATTGAGTGTCCCGCCGGTCGTGAAGGTGAGCATCACCCCGCCGTCCGTCACGCTTCCTCCCGGCGGCACGCAGGCGTTCACCGCGACGGTGACGGGCACCCCCAACACGGCGGTGAGCTGGGCGGTGCCGCAAGGAAACGCGGGCGGTGTCATCACCTCCACGGGCGTCTACACCGCGCCTGGAACACCGGGCACGTATCAAGTGAAGGCAGTCAGCCATGCGGACCCCACCCAGTCCGCCATCGCCACCATCACTGTCACCAGCGCCCCCGGAAAAGGGCTGTGGGTGTCTGGTTATTACACGGGTTGGAACTCGGACCTCTACCCGCCCGACAAGGTGGATTTCAGTGCCTTGACGCACATCATGGTCGGCCGGGCCACCCCCAGGCCCGACGGGACGCTGAGTACACAGTTCGATAATGACAATGGCCCGGCCATCGCCCGCCGCCTGGCGACCCGGGCCCACGCCGCCGGACGCAAGGCCCTCATCATGGTGGGCGGGGCCGGAGAGCATGACGGATGGGTGGGCGCCGCCTCCAATGCCAACCGGGCCCGCTTCGTCCAGAACCTCCTGGCCGCCCTGGACAGCTTCGGTTACGACGGTCTGGACATCGACTGGGAGCCGGTGGAGGTGGCGGACAAGCCGAACCTGCTCGCCCTGGTGCAGCAGCTGCGCGCGGCCCGCCCGGACATGCTCCTCACCATGCCCATCGGCTGGGTCAACACCAACTTCCCCGAGGAGGCCGACCCGTGGTTCGCGCAGCTGGTGCCGTACCTGGACCAGATGAACGTCATGTCCTACGAGATGACGGGGCCCTGGGGCGGCTGGACGTCCTGGTACTCCTCCGCGCTCACGGGGGAGGCGGGCAATCGCCCCACCTCGGTGGCCTCCAGCCTCAATGCCTGGGTCGGCGCCGGCATCCCCAAAGCCAAACTGGGCATGGGCCTGCCATTCTATGGCATGGCCTGGCGACACATCACAGGCCCCTACCAACCCTATACGGATTGGTCTGACTATGTGGGCAGCGACAATGATTTCACCTACGCCCGGATCATGAGCCTGTCGGCGACCGGCGTCTATCACTGGGACGCCGCCGCCCAGTCGAGCTACGTCACGTTCGCCTCGCCGGTGGTGGACGGCACGGTGCGGTGGATATCGTATGACTCGCCGCAAGCCATTGCCGCCAAGGGCGCCTACGCCCGCGCCAACGGCTTCGGGGGCACCATCATCTGGTCGCTCAACCAAGGTTGTACAGACCCTGTCTCGGGAGCCAATCCCCCGCTGGATGCGGTGAAGAACGCCTTCCAGCCCTGA
- a CDS encoding RidA family protein — MTTSRHQPVTAQGLPKPVGPYSPGMKLDSLLFVSGQAATDPATGKQAEGIEAQTEQVLRNLERILVAGGSSLQHVLRCGVFVTDMADFPRMNAVYERLFAGHRPARTTVQVAALPQTGLLVEIDCIAYVP, encoded by the coding sequence ATGACCACCTCCCGCCATCAGCCCGTCACCGCCCAGGGCCTGCCCAAGCCCGTGGGCCCCTACTCTCCCGGCATGAAGCTGGACTCGCTGCTCTTCGTCTCCGGCCAGGCCGCCACGGACCCGGCCACCGGCAAGCAGGCCGAGGGAATCGAGGCACAGACGGAGCAGGTGCTGCGCAACCTGGAGCGCATCCTCGTGGCCGGAGGCTCCAGCCTCCAGCACGTCCTGCGCTGCGGCGTCTTCGTGACCGACATGGCGGACTTCCCCCGGATGAACGCCGTCTACGAGCGCCTGTTCGCCGGCCACCGCCCCGCGCGAACCACCGTGCAGGTGGCCGCGCTCCCGCAGACCGGGCTGCTCGTCGAAATCGACTGTATCGCCTACGTGCCCTGA